Proteins encoded within one genomic window of Spiribacter curvatus:
- a CDS encoding lipocalin-like domain-containing protein: MAGNTAADRRGAEGGVMRERIDAGLMGLLGLLFGAVIIGALRFGLPSAAPTPEAQSLAAVMGPTGDADEFARVTGPRPLSFPADHGAHPDHRTEWWYFTGNLTSETGEDYGFQLTLFRTALAPESPERASDWATRQVWMGHFAVTDLGAGEHRAAERYQRGALGLAGATTRPVRVWMDDWQIRSEGPDRLFPLQVEASDPANGIAIDLAIDADKPHVLQGERGYSQKGEDPANASRYYSYTRLAAEGTVSFANTAASVTGSAWLDREWSTSALDASQAGWDWFALQLADGRDLMVYRLRRNDGSTDRHSAGILVGPDGESRRLAADDFRLTAERYWESPRTGSRYPVAWRLQLPGEGMELSVEARLDDQEMPTTVRYWEGAVAVTGSAEGVGYLEMTGY; encoded by the coding sequence ATGGCGGGCAACACGGCTGCGGATCGCCGCGGCGCTGAAGGGGGAGTGATGCGCGAACGCATCGATGCGGGTCTGATGGGCCTACTGGGGCTGCTGTTCGGGGCGGTCATTATTGGAGCGCTGCGTTTTGGCCTCCCCAGCGCCGCTCCAACCCCCGAGGCCCAGAGTCTGGCGGCGGTGATGGGGCCGACTGGCGATGCCGATGAATTCGCCCGGGTCACCGGGCCGCGCCCGCTGTCATTCCCCGCCGACCATGGCGCCCATCCCGACCACCGGACCGAGTGGTGGTATTTCACGGGCAATCTCACCAGCGAAACCGGTGAGGACTATGGCTTTCAGTTAACGCTGTTCCGCACTGCACTGGCGCCCGAGTCCCCTGAGCGGGCATCCGACTGGGCGACACGCCAGGTGTGGATGGGGCACTTCGCGGTGACCGATCTCGGTGCCGGGGAGCACCGGGCTGCGGAGCGCTATCAGCGTGGGGCCCTGGGCCTCGCCGGGGCCACCACCCGTCCGGTGCGGGTGTGGATGGATGACTGGCAGATCCGAAGCGAGGGCCCGGATCGGCTCTTTCCGCTGCAGGTCGAGGCGAGTGATCCGGCGAATGGCATTGCCATCGATCTGGCCATCGATGCCGACAAGCCACATGTCCTGCAGGGGGAGCGGGGCTATAGCCAGAAGGGCGAGGATCCTGCCAATGCCTCGCGGTATTACTCCTATACGCGGCTTGCCGCCGAGGGGACGGTATCGTTCGCGAATACCGCCGCATCGGTCACCGGCAGCGCCTGGCTGGATCGGGAGTGGAGCACCAGCGCGCTGGATGCCAGTCAGGCGGGCTGGGACTGGTTCGCGCTGCAGCTCGCCGATGGCCGGGATCTGATGGTGTATCGGCTGCGGCGCAATGATGGCAGCACCGATCGGCACTCCGCCGGTATCCTGGTGGGACCGGACGGCGAGAGCCGTCGTCTGGCGGCCGATGATTTCCGGCTCACGGCCGAGCGCTACTGGGAGAGCCCCCGCACCGGATCACGCTATCCGGTGGCGTGGCGGCTGCAGCTCCCGGGGGAGGGCATGGAGCTGAGTGTGGAGGCTCGTCTTGATGATCAGGAAATGCCCACCACGGTGCGCTACTGGGAAGGCGCGGTAGCCGTGACGGGCAGTGCCGAGGGTGTCGGTTATCTGGAGATGACCGGCTACTGA
- a CDS encoding DUF2256 domain-containing protein — protein sequence MAQKPLPSKTCPVCGRSFKWRRKWARDWENVRYCSERCRRQRRLADDEGEADSPRPVPSGRARRRS from the coding sequence ATGGCGCAAAAGCCGCTGCCAAGCAAGACCTGTCCGGTCTGTGGGCGATCCTTTAAGTGGCGCCGTAAGTGGGCGCGCGACTGGGAGAACGTGCGCTACTGCTCGGAGCGCTGCCGACGCCAGCGGCGGTTGGCGGATGACGAAGGCGAAGCCGACAGCCCGCGCCCCGTTCCCAGTGGCAGGGCACGGCGGCGCTCGTGA
- a CDS encoding ABC transporter permease has product MNRLIGRIGRADLRRHPLQTGLAMLGVAIAVAVVVAVDLANHSAREAMRVSLESVTGSATHQIVAGPAGVDERLYTRLRTEQGLRRAAPVVQGGVVRAGGTERSLTLLGVDAFAEAPFQRPLGSTISMGNAFNALLLRDDAVAVGSGEAARLGVSAGDTLTLRVEGGRRPVTVVSVVDDPKDQARGLLLTDIAAAQTLLDQIGRLDRIDLILSDARAEALGETLGEGVRIVPAAASAQSVLQMSRAFQINLTALSLLAVVVGAFLVFNTLSFLGVRRRATIGILRAMGVQRREVMGQMIGDALLIGVVGTVVGLGLGFALAHGLVGLVLQTVNDVYFERAAGDLVLSPWSLAAGLLVGLVGSIAAALAPARDAASTPPRAALSRADLEQRARQLARRGGWAGGGVLAAGALVIILSDGLVPAFVGLFALILGAAFLAPAIILGVGALLRPLMRGRPVGGLIVEGAVASLSRTGVAVAALSVAVAAVIGVAVMIASFRVSVIEWLEGSLAADFYVSAPAALDDAQADRLAGMAGVDFVSRSQWYDLATDDGPVTIWALGLPADQSPQIDIRRPGAETALAAFEADQAVLVSEPFAARRSLEPGDTLTLPVGSDRASLAVAGVYRDYASPTGAVLMRRGLYRALYDDAGLAGIGVHASDDADREDLIGRLEAGLAGVPGARVTDNAAVFEQSLRIFDRTFAITEVLRWLAGLVAFVGVISALMALQLDRLREFAVLRAIGLGRTGLAGLIGGQSGLLGLIAGLWAIPLGVTLAALLVFVINRRAYGWTMGFELQAGPIIEGVMLAVIAALLATLYPAWRATRLRIAAALKGE; this is encoded by the coding sequence GAGCGCCTCTATACCCGCCTTCGGACCGAGCAGGGGCTCCGCCGTGCCGCCCCGGTGGTACAGGGCGGCGTTGTGCGGGCGGGTGGTACCGAGCGCTCCCTGACCCTGCTGGGCGTGGATGCCTTTGCCGAGGCACCGTTCCAGCGCCCACTGGGCAGTACCATTAGTATGGGAAATGCCTTCAATGCCCTGTTGCTGCGCGATGATGCGGTAGCCGTTGGCAGTGGCGAGGCGGCGCGGCTTGGCGTCAGCGCCGGTGACACCCTGACGCTGCGGGTCGAGGGCGGGCGCAGGCCGGTCACGGTGGTCTCCGTCGTCGACGATCCCAAGGACCAGGCCCGGGGGTTGTTGCTCACCGACATCGCCGCCGCGCAGACCCTGCTCGATCAGATCGGCCGGCTTGATCGTATTGACCTGATCCTCTCCGACGCGCGTGCTGAGGCCCTCGGTGAGACGCTCGGCGAGGGCGTGCGCATTGTGCCCGCCGCCGCGAGTGCCCAGTCGGTGCTGCAGATGAGCCGGGCATTCCAGATCAACCTGACGGCGCTCTCGCTGCTCGCGGTCGTGGTCGGCGCCTTTCTGGTGTTCAACACCCTGAGTTTTCTGGGCGTCCGCCGGCGGGCGACCATCGGCATCCTGCGGGCCATGGGTGTGCAGCGACGCGAGGTGATGGGGCAGATGATCGGTGATGCCCTGCTGATTGGTGTCGTTGGCACGGTGGTCGGACTGGGGCTGGGGTTCGCACTCGCCCACGGACTCGTGGGATTGGTGTTACAGACGGTCAATGACGTGTACTTCGAGCGCGCTGCTGGTGATCTGGTGCTCTCGCCCTGGAGTCTGGCGGCGGGGCTGCTGGTCGGGCTTGTCGGGTCCATCGCCGCGGCGCTGGCGCCGGCGCGGGATGCCGCCTCGACGCCACCGCGGGCGGCGCTGTCACGCGCCGATCTCGAGCAGCGCGCCCGGCAGCTGGCCCGGCGGGGCGGCTGGGCCGGCGGTGGCGTGCTGGCCGCCGGTGCGCTTGTGATTATCCTCAGTGATGGGCTGGTGCCCGCGTTTGTGGGCCTGTTCGCACTGATCCTCGGCGCCGCCTTTCTGGCACCGGCCATTATCCTGGGTGTCGGCGCCCTGCTGCGGCCGCTGATGCGGGGCCGCCCGGTGGGTGGGCTGATCGTCGAGGGGGCGGTGGCCTCGCTCAGTCGCACCGGTGTTGCCGTGGCCGCGCTGTCGGTGGCGGTCGCGGCGGTGATCGGCGTAGCGGTGATGATCGCGAGTTTCCGCGTCAGCGTGATCGAGTGGCTGGAGGGATCGCTCGCCGCGGATTTCTATGTCTCAGCGCCCGCTGCCCTCGATGACGCCCAGGCCGATCGACTGGCCGGGATGGCCGGCGTTGATTTCGTCAGCCGCTCGCAGTGGTATGACCTTGCCACCGACGATGGGCCGGTGACGATCTGGGCGCTGGGCCTGCCGGCGGACCAGTCCCCACAGATCGATATCCGCCGGCCCGGGGCCGAGACGGCGCTGGCCGCGTTCGAGGCCGATCAGGCGGTGTTGGTGAGCGAGCCATTCGCGGCCCGCCGGTCCCTTGAGCCCGGCGATACCCTGACCCTGCCGGTAGGTAGCGATCGCGCCAGTCTTGCGGTCGCCGGCGTCTATCGCGATTACGCCTCACCCACCGGCGCAGTACTGATGCGCCGGGGGCTCTATCGCGCGCTCTACGACGATGCCGGTCTTGCCGGCATCGGCGTCCATGCCAGTGATGACGCCGATCGCGAGGACCTGATCGGGCGGCTGGAGGCTGGCCTTGCCGGTGTTCCAGGCGCGCGGGTCACCGATAATGCGGCGGTATTCGAGCAGTCGCTGCGCATCTTCGACCGGACCTTCGCGATCACCGAGGTCCTGCGCTGGCTGGCGGGGCTGGTGGCGTTCGTGGGCGTGATCTCGGCGCTCATGGCCCTGCAGCTCGATCGCCTGCGCGAGTTCGCGGTGCTGCGGGCGATTGGCCTCGGCCGTACTGGACTGGCAGGTCTGATCGGCGGGCAGAGTGGTCTGCTCGGCTTGATTGCGGGGCTCTGGGCGATACCACTGGGTGTGACACTCGCCGCGTTACTGGTCTTTGTCATCAACCGCCGTGCCTATGGCTGGACCATGGGCTTTGAGCTCCAGGCCGGGCCGATCATCGAGGGCGTCATGCTCGCGGTGATCGCGGCCTTACTGGCGACGCTCTATCCGGCATGGCGGGCAACACGGCTGCGGATCGCCGCGGCGCTGAAGGGGGAGTGA
- a CDS encoding NAD-dependent protein deacetylase — translation MAKSRPLPDAADEWSVTDLAPALEAHAPVMVITGAGVSTGSGIPDYRDHQGSWKRGSPMQLSEFTGSEYGRQRYWARSLVGWRTVEQARPNAAHRALATLGDRGVVGSVVTQNVDGLHQAAGSPNVLDLHGRLDRVECRDCGRIIPRSLHQAQLEVANPDWAAAAQARYTAPDGDVELGDVDYDRFVVPACEACGGMLKPAVTFFGEMVPKPRVAAAFAALEAASALWVVGSSLMVWSGYRFVRAAAAAGKPVYVLGLGVTRGDAEASGRLTADCAEGLARIIRALPAGAVAD, via the coding sequence GTGGCGAAATCCCGGCCACTGCCCGATGCCGCCGATGAATGGTCGGTGACGGACCTGGCGCCCGCACTCGAGGCGCATGCCCCGGTCATGGTGATCACCGGGGCCGGGGTCTCCACTGGCTCGGGCATTCCCGACTACCGCGATCACCAGGGGAGCTGGAAACGTGGCTCACCCATGCAACTGAGTGAGTTCACCGGCAGCGAGTATGGCCGTCAGCGCTACTGGGCGCGGAGCCTGGTGGGCTGGCGGACGGTGGAGCAGGCGCGGCCCAACGCGGCGCACCGGGCGCTGGCGACGCTGGGTGATCGCGGTGTGGTCGGGTCGGTGGTTACCCAGAACGTGGATGGCCTGCATCAGGCCGCCGGCAGCCCGAATGTCCTTGATCTGCATGGCCGCCTCGACCGGGTGGAGTGTCGTGACTGCGGTCGGATCATCCCGCGATCGCTCCATCAGGCACAGCTCGAGGTCGCCAACCCCGACTGGGCTGCCGCTGCGCAGGCCCGATATACGGCGCCGGATGGCGACGTGGAGCTCGGCGATGTCGACTATGATCGCTTCGTAGTCCCTGCCTGCGAGGCCTGTGGTGGCATGCTCAAGCCGGCCGTGACCTTCTTCGGTGAGATGGTCCCGAAGCCCCGGGTGGCCGCGGCATTCGCGGCGCTGGAAGCCGCCTCCGCACTATGGGTGGTGGGCTCGTCACTTATGGTCTGGTCGGGCTATCGGTTCGTGCGGGCCGCCGCCGCCGCCGGCAAACCCGTCTATGTGCTGGGGCTGGGCGTCACCCGCGGCGACGCTGAGGCCAGCGGGCGGCTGACCGCCGACTGCGCCGAGGGTCTGGCGCGGATCATCCGGGCGCTGCCCGCCGGGGCGGTGGCGGACTGA
- a CDS encoding MlaC/ttg2D family ABC transporter substrate-binding protein — protein MLNPLAILTATLIMLGLSTGTATAETDDVPATPKAVVEHVVTDALNSIAERQETLAADRDAAVEIFNDQVRPWVDTQLMARFAMGPAARTADPADIDRLAEALADRVANLYAGALQRYAEDAADFAERGSVDLRLVSEKDERAIVSALAEGPGIDKLQLRIQLYQRDDRWRVFDIETSGVSILLVFRDALQSAAGRDGGVDAMIEALEDGAVDVEEAWEEETVNGDGA, from the coding sequence ATGCTGAATCCGCTGGCGATACTGACGGCAACGCTCATCATGCTGGGATTGAGCACCGGCACCGCTACCGCTGAGACGGATGATGTCCCCGCGACACCCAAAGCGGTGGTGGAGCACGTGGTCACCGATGCCCTCAACAGCATCGCCGAGCGTCAGGAAACCCTGGCTGCCGATCGGGACGCCGCTGTGGAAATCTTCAATGACCAGGTCCGGCCGTGGGTCGACACGCAGCTGATGGCGCGCTTTGCCATGGGGCCGGCCGCGCGTACCGCAGACCCGGCGGATATCGACCGCCTCGCCGAAGCGCTCGCCGATCGGGTCGCCAATCTCTACGCCGGAGCCCTGCAGCGCTATGCCGAGGATGCAGCCGACTTCGCAGAGCGCGGCAGCGTTGACCTGCGCCTGGTCAGTGAAAAGGACGAGCGCGCCATCGTGAGTGCGCTGGCCGAGGGTCCCGGGATCGATAAACTCCAGCTCCGCATCCAGCTCTATCAGCGCGATGATCGCTGGCGGGTCTTCGATATCGAGACGAGCGGCGTGAGCATCCTGCTGGTCTTTCGCGATGCCCTCCAGTCGGCCGCCGGTCGTGATGGCGGCGTCGACGCGATGATCGAGGCGCTCGAGGACGGCGCCGTGGATGTCGAGGAGGCCTGGGAAGAGGAAACCGTAAACGGCGACGGGGCCTGA
- a CDS encoding Bcr/CflA family multidrug efflux MFS transporter, protein MFGPVKPARANGVAMIVILGVITAFAPLSIDLYLPSLPLIEEDLSVSPGLTQLSLALFFIGLAVGQFFYGPLADRYGRRRPLLVGILLYLVATLVCTFSMNIEMLLAGRLTQGFGAAAGPVIARAVVRDLYAGRRAARVMSFVILVMTIAPLIAPVLGGWISTMLGWRAVFWALTLFALACGATLLLALPETHPVERRQSDRLGRLFMGYVPIVRDPLSLAYLGAGGMAFAALFAYVAGSPFVYTEVFGVSQANFGYFFALNVVGLLMGNLTNGQLVIRFGHRRMLTAGVLTMALGTSALVAMVASGISAQWLITPVLFVTLSTVGIIAANTVAGLLDRHPDHAGSASALFGVMQFGLGALSAALVGTIEGDPLVTMVMVMALTAALALASLSVLWHQQRRIAAVG, encoded by the coding sequence TTGTTCGGACCCGTCAAACCCGCTCGCGCCAACGGCGTGGCGATGATCGTCATTCTCGGTGTCATCACCGCGTTCGCGCCCTTGTCCATCGATCTTTATCTGCCCAGCCTGCCACTGATCGAGGAGGATCTCTCAGTCAGCCCCGGGCTCACCCAGCTCAGTCTGGCACTGTTCTTTATCGGTCTCGCGGTGGGCCAATTCTTCTATGGGCCGCTCGCGGATCGTTATGGGCGCCGTCGCCCGCTGCTGGTCGGTATCCTGCTCTATCTGGTCGCGACGCTGGTCTGCACGTTCTCCATGAACATCGAAATGCTGCTCGCCGGGCGCCTCACGCAGGGCTTCGGCGCCGCCGCCGGACCGGTCATCGCCCGCGCGGTGGTCCGCGATCTCTACGCCGGCCGTCGCGCCGCCCGAGTGATGTCGTTCGTCATCCTCGTGATGACGATCGCACCGCTGATCGCGCCGGTCCTGGGCGGCTGGATCAGCACCATGCTCGGCTGGCGGGCGGTATTCTGGGCGCTGACCCTCTTTGCGCTGGCCTGCGGCGCGACGCTGCTACTGGCGCTGCCAGAGACGCATCCGGTCGAGCGGCGTCAGAGCGATCGGCTGGGTCGGCTGTTCATGGGCTATGTGCCCATCGTGCGCGACCCGCTCAGCCTCGCCTATCTGGGCGCGGGCGGCATGGCCTTCGCCGCGCTGTTCGCCTATGTCGCCGGCAGTCCGTTCGTCTATACCGAGGTATTCGGCGTCTCGCAGGCGAACTTCGGCTACTTCTTCGCCCTGAATGTCGTCGGGCTGCTGATGGGTAATCTCACCAACGGCCAGCTGGTCATACGCTTCGGGCACCGTCGCATGCTCACCGCGGGTGTATTGACCATGGCGCTGGGGACCTCCGCGCTGGTGGCGATGGTGGCAAGCGGGATCAGCGCCCAGTGGCTGATCACGCCAGTGCTTTTCGTCACCCTCAGCACGGTCGGGATCATCGCCGCCAACACGGTTGCCGGGCTGCTCGATCGGCACCCGGATCATGCCGGTTCGGCATCGGCGTTATTCGGTGTCATGCAGTTCGGGCTGGGCGCGCTCAGTGCCGCACTGGTGGGAACGATCGAGGGCGATCCACTGGTGACAATGGTCATGGTGATGGCGTTGACCGCAGCGCTGGCCCTCGCCTCGCTCTCGGTGCTCTGGCACCAGCAGCGGCGCATCGCCGCGGTGGGCTGA